ATTTTTGACAAGTCATACACAAATGAGATATCTTGATCAttcatttgataatattaaaagatgcAAAGCTTATGAACATTTTCAACATCTTCAGTTTGATCAACGTTTTATACCTGaaagattattatttcttGGTCCAGATTTAGCTGCTGCTTATTTTATTGTTCATCGTGGTGGGACAATTAAGTTTGTTGGTGATAATGCTTGGATtagaaaagataaaaaaggAAGATATTCTTTACCACCAAGGCGTGTACCTGGTTTATATCTTGAGGCAATTGATGCTTCAAATACAGAGTTGATGTTTGAAGGTTTTGATAATCTTTATGATTTAACTAAATTAAGACTTTTATCATTGGCAAATTGTAAATATGCTGATGATTGGACATTAAGTAGAGTTGGTACTATGTTTAGTGAATCACTTGAAATGTTAGATTTAtcaaattgtaaaaaaatttctccCAAAGGTTTAATGGGATTAagaagtttaaaaaatttaaagtatcTTCGATTAAATGGTTTAAATGATCCACAGGGTATAGCTAAAGcaacaatattattagaaGAAGCCATACctaatttaattgttatgGGTGTTGATTATGAATCTGCATTAGAAAGTTTCCAAAAAGAAGCAATGTTATTAGAACATGAAAGAGCTTCTGTTGATGCCAAAGGAAATATACATATAGAAGATGATAAtggtaatttatattatgttAAAGGATGTATTAATGAACGACCAACTGTTGATGATAATGATTTACCTATTGTTACAAGTACCATAAAAATGGATGTTCCAAAGATGTCTGATATTGAGTTTGAGGAACTTGATAGATTAACTCAAGGAAAATTAAGGCATCTTTTAGTTGGTTCACCAAGTGCCTATAGTTGGACGGAAGCCACTGaacaaatattatcttttgaagaaaagtataaattaaaacGTGGTGAAATTGTTGATCCAAAATTATTACCGTTAAGCAAAAGGGAAGATGTAATAAGAGAAGTTGAAAAATTAGAACAAGCTagattacaaaaaaatgaattaaatattaaacaaataagttcttcataatttttaacaaaaatttatttcttttttatatgtttagtgttttattattattataggaaaatatataaataatttaaaatgattgtgttataattaataaaaaataatatgttttattttttatatttgaaaaaaaaaatgtaaaactaatgagataatatataacacgtttttattatgtataaaaaattattactatccttttttttttacatattataaGCAATATATATAGGATCTAATTCTTCTCTTAAGAAAGAATCTCTTAAATGCATTCTTTGTTTTTCTCCTCTTGTATTTATTGGAATCATACCCGGATCAATAAGTACAACAACCCCAACTATTAAATGATGTTCCTCGAGAATTGAGGAAGTAATGGCTGGTACTAGATCTAATGCTTCTGCTTCATCACCTTCCACTTCTGCAACTATCACTAAACGATTTGTCCATTTAAAAGCAGCACTTTCAATTATCTTGCGATGTGTTTTAACTACTGTTACTTCTATATCAACTGGATGATATCTCATTCCTCTTAATATCATTGTTTCGTCTAATGAACCAACAACAAAAACTGCATCATGTAATTCACCATTTGCAGTTATTGAACTTGTTTGTTTTAAGAAACCCAAATATCCTGTCCTTGCAAAGACAGTTTTTGTATCACCGGTCTTTAATTTAGCATTAAAATGATCTGTATGTAATGTTGCTTCTTCAccaaatattgaaaaataccCATTTGCATTAAATGGTGAAGAAACCCATATTTCACCTAAATGACTATCAGCACATTGACCTTTTGTTTCTGGATTAGCAATAACTACTTTAACACCTGGTAATAATTTACCACTTTCCATTAATGGTACACTATGTGGAGATCCTTTTTCAACAAGGGAAACTCTATCATTTCTTAAAGCTCTAGCATCAACATAAACAGTAGCTGGATCTGGTGAAGATGATCCTTGCATACATATACCTGTATTAACCCGACAACCAAAAGATGTTGAAATTGCTCTACTTTGTAAACCAAGTGGAGCAAATAATTTGGCAAATGCTGTACATAATGCAACTCTTGGTCTTTCCTCTGCAACAGCAACACATGTCCTAACACAACTTAAATATATtcctttttcttttaatgaaTCTATTTGTGGTGCTAATTCTTTAACACAAAGTTCCATAACACCATATGAACAAAAAACATCACGTACTTTATGTTGAGAGACAacagataaaaataatgatggaTTAATTTCAACTTCTTGTGGTGGTATTATAATAGAATGATAACCAGAAT
This Strongyloides ratti genome assembly S_ratti_ED321, chromosome : 2 DNA region includes the following protein-coding sequences:
- a CDS encoding ATP synthase subunit s-like protein, translated to MSNPINLIKVTRSLYNPSRNSIHFWKQFKRWQEIEKEGLKEKKLEERKRSYIKLNEGLYITPEKESDVMPKKDLEDMTRRETGALSIEFLTSHTQMRYLDHSFDNIKRCKAYEHFQHLQFDQRFIPERLLFLGPDLAAAYFIVHRGGTIKFVGDNAWIRKDKKGRYSLPPRRVPGLYLEAIDASNTELMFEGFDNLYDLTKLRLLSLANCKYADDWTLSRVGTMFSESLEMLDLSNCKKISPKGLMGLRSLKNLKYLRLNGLNDPQGIAKATILLEEAIPNLIVMGVDYESALESFQKEAMLLEHERASVDAKGNIHIEDDNGNLYYVKGCINERPTVDDNDLPIVTSTIKMDVPKMSDIEFEELDRLTQGKLRHLLVGSPSAYSWTEATEQILSFEEKYKLKRGEIVDPKLLPLSKREDVIREVEKLEQARLQKNELNIKQISSS